In one Pseudomonas fitomaticsae genomic region, the following are encoded:
- a CDS encoding LytR/AlgR family response regulator transcription factor, whose protein sequence is MNVLIVDDEPLARERLSRMVSELEGYTVLEPSATNGEEALALIDSHKPDIVLLDIRMPGLDGLQVAARLCERETPPAVVFCAGPDEFAVEALQASAVGYVVKPVRTEHLHDALKRAERPNRAQLSALTRPAAESGNGPRSHISARTRKGIELIPLDQVVYFIADHKYVTLRHEGGEVLLDEPLKALEDEFGERFVRIHRNALVARDRIERLQRTPLGHFQLFLKGLNGDALIVSRRHVAGVRKMMQGL, encoded by the coding sequence GCTACACAGTCCTGGAGCCCAGCGCTACCAATGGCGAAGAGGCGTTGGCACTGATCGACAGCCACAAGCCGGATATCGTGCTGCTCGATATCCGCATGCCGGGCCTCGATGGCCTGCAGGTGGCTGCCCGTCTGTGCGAACGCGAAACCCCGCCGGCCGTGGTGTTTTGCGCAGGTCCCGATGAATTTGCCGTGGAAGCCCTGCAGGCCAGCGCCGTGGGCTATGTGGTGAAACCCGTGCGAACCGAACATCTGCATGACGCCCTGAAACGGGCCGAACGTCCCAACCGGGCCCAGCTCTCGGCCCTGACCCGTCCTGCCGCCGAAAGCGGTAACGGCCCGCGCAGTCACATCAGCGCCCGCACCCGTAAAGGCATCGAGCTGATCCCGCTGGATCAGGTGGTGTACTTCATTGCCGACCACAAATACGTGACCTTGCGCCACGAAGGCGGCGAAGTCCTTCTGGATGAACCGCTCAAGGCGCTGGAAGACGAATTCGGCGAACGCTTCGTGCGGATCCACCGCAACGCGCTGGTCGCCCGCGACCGCATCGAGCGACTGCAACGTACGCCGCTGGGCCACTTCCAGTTGTTCCTCAAGGGCCTCAACGGTGACGCGCTGATTGTCAGCCGCCGGCATGTGGCGGGCGTGCGCAAAATGATGCAGGGGCTTTAG